ATTTTGCTGTTGTAAGGTGGTATCGAAAGCAAGCAGTTATTGCTTTGGAAAGCCAATAACGAATTAATTATTTATCTCATGAATCCTCAACCTGAACTGTTGTCCGACAAGGAAGTAGGCCTAGGCTGGCACCCCAAGCGTGTGCTGCTTATTTTGCTCATCTTCAGCATTGTGATGATGTTCGCGGCTTTTACCAGCGGCTACATTGTGCGCCGCGACGAAGGCAACTGGCGCGAGTTTGACTTGCCGGTGTCGCTGCTCATCAATTCCATCCTCATCGCGCTGAGCAGTGCCAGCATGCAATGGGCGTATGCCTCAGCGCGTAAAGACGAAATCGGGCGCCTCAAAACTGGCCTGGGCATCACCCTGGCGCTGGGCCTGGCGTTCCTGGTAGGGCAGTACATGAGCTTCGGCGATTTGGTGGCCGGCAACACCTACTTTGGCGGTGCCGACGCCAATCCTTCGGGTTCGTTCGTATACGTGCTCATGGGCGTGCACGCTTTTCACCTGATTACGGGGCTTGTTTTTGTGGCCGTAGTGCTTGGCCGAGCCCTTAACTATCAAGTGCATTCGCGCGCCATGCTCTCCATTGGCAACGCTACCTTGTACTGGCACTTCCTGGGCGGACTTTGGCTGTACCTGTATTTGTTCTTACTTTTGAACCACTAA
This DNA window, taken from Hymenobacter sp. 5317J-9, encodes the following:
- a CDS encoding cytochrome c oxidase subunit 3 produces the protein MNPQPELLSDKEVGLGWHPKRVLLILLIFSIVMMFAAFTSGYIVRRDEGNWREFDLPVSLLINSILIALSSASMQWAYASARKDEIGRLKTGLGITLALGLAFLVGQYMSFGDLVAGNTYFGGADANPSGSFVYVLMGVHAFHLITGLVFVAVVLGRALNYQVHSRAMLSIGNATLYWHFLGGLWLYLYLFLLLNH